Below is a window of Yimella sp. cx-51 DNA.
TCGGCATGTTGGCACCCTCGACCACCAGCCGCGCGGTCGTGGCATGGGCAATGTCGGTGCCGATCGCGTCCTGCCCGGCGGCGGGCACGAGCACGTCGCAGGGCAGCCGCAGCGCCTCGTCGCGATCGAGCAGCGGGCGTCCGTAGTCGCGGATTCCTTCGTCGCCGGCTTCGTCACGCAGCTTGGTGAGCGCGGCGACGTCGAGTCCGTCCGGATCGGCTACTGCACCAACGGCGTTGGAGACGGCCACCAGTACGGCGCCCATTTCCTGCAGGCGAGCGGCGGTGGCGACCCCGACGGCACCGAAGCCCTGGATCGCGACGCGTGCGCCCCGCAGATCGATGCCGGTCGTCTCGGCCGCAGCGCCGGCAGCTTCGGCGACGCCGTAACCGGTGATGCCGAGCTTGTCGTAGGGCGTGCCGCCCAGCGTCGCGGGAAGACCGGTCGCAACACCGCGGTCGCGCAGTTCGTCGACGAAGATCGCGGCGTCCTTCTCGGCCAGGCCCATGTCGAGACCGAAGACATACTCGTGCGGCACCTCGTTGGCCAGTGCGCGGGCGAAGGCCCGCAGGATCGCTTCCTTGCCCGGGCCGGTCGGGTCGCCGAGGATGCCGGCCTTGGCACCGCCGTGGAAGAGATCGACGGCCGCCCACTTCCAGGTCATGGTGCGTGCGAGGCGAGCGACCTCGCCGATCGAGAGATCGGCCGACATGCGAGTGCCGCCCTTGCCCGTGCCGCGGGCGGTGTTGTCGATGACGACCACGCCCTTCATCCCCGAGCGACGGTCGGAGACACACACCACCTTCTCCGGACCCCAGCGATCCATCAGTTGGAAGATGTCGACCTCGGGCATCAGAACCTCTTCGGACGTGGTGAATGTGATGCACACCACTTTGCCGACGAGCATTGATTCCGGCCATCCCTCAAGGCCGTCAGTTCTTTGCCGCAGCGACAGAATTGCTGCTGCTGCTCCTGCGGGTCTGGACGAATCGCACTGCTGCACAACATAGTTGCCAGACACCGACGAAAGGTTCGATCATGCGCGACGCCCCACCCACCTTGGTCCTGAACGCCTCCGACATCGAAGAAATCTTCACTCCCGACATCGCGATCGCCTCTCAACAGGAGGCCTTCGAAGGCCTCGGACGCGGCACCGCCGTGCAGCCCGAACGCATCGTCATGACCGACGACCACAGCGACACCTTCTGCTACGCGGCCAAGGTGTCTCCCACCTCCGGAGGCGTGTGCAAGTTCGGCGCAGTCGTGCCCGGCAATACCGCCCACGGCCTGCCGTCCATCTCGGCCACCGTGCTGGTGCTCGACCCCGAATACGGCACTCTCGCAGCCATTCTCGACGGCACCACTGTCACCACC
It encodes the following:
- a CDS encoding Glu/Leu/Phe/Val dehydrogenase, whose protein sequence is MPEVDIFQLMDRWGPEKVVCVSDRRSGMKGVVVIDNTARGTGKGGTRMSADLSIGEVARLARTMTWKWAAVDLFHGGAKAGILGDPTGPGKEAILRAFARALANEVPHEYVFGLDMGLAEKDAAIFVDELRDRGVATGLPATLGGTPYDKLGITGYGVAEAAGAAAETTGIDLRGARVAIQGFGAVGVATAARLQEMGAVLVAVSNAVGAVADPDGLDVAALTKLRDEAGDEGIRDYGRPLLDRDEALRLPCDVLVPAAGQDAIGTDIAHATTARLVVEGANMPTTADAKGVLESRGVAIVPDFIANAGGIIAAAYSMDARYSPFPVDTRRVFETVTEKMRGNTTAVLGAAARTGRGTHQAALDLAQSRVRTAMELRGQWLVDEPA